DNA from Deltaproteobacteria bacterium:
GCGAGACCGAGCGCCGTCGTCGGGAAGACGAAGCGCGCAAGGCGCGTGAAGCGGAAGAGCGGCGCCAGCAGATTGAATCGCTCGGGCCGCTCGAAAGACTCCTTCTCGAACTCAAGGACTGCAACGACAACCGTGCCCACGAGATTTTCGCAAAGGAGTTGCCCAAGCTGAGCGGCGAGGAGAAGGGGGCGCTCGCCATCGGGCTGCGCGAGGCATACATCCGGCTCGGCAAGTGGACCGGTAGGCAGTCCGACAAGCAGTCGACCAAGAATCGGACGCTTGAGTCGATCATCGGAGACAAGTGAACGGGGCAGGCGATGCAATCCATCGATGTAGAAATTCGGACGGTCATGCCGGCATTCCTGGGCGCGGCCGACCAAGCCAGTGAATGGCGGACTCCGCCGATCAAAGCATTGCTGCGACAGTGGTGGCGCATCGTTCGTGCACCGGCGTGTAAGTTCGATCACGTCAAATTAAGGGAGGCAGAGGCAGACCTCTTCGGGCACGCGTGGCTGAAGGCGGAAGCGGCGCGACAGAGTCGAGTTCGGATGCAGCTATCGGGAGCCTGGGCGGGCGGTACCTTGCAGAATCTTGGCACCGATCCGAAAGTGAAGCACCCCGAGGTCGACAAGCCACCGGACGGTATGGTCGGCGGAAAACTGTACCTGGGTTACGGCCCGATCACCTTTCAACAGGGGACACGTATCAAACTTCCACCGGCGATTGCGCCAGGGCACATGGTCACGTTGCGGCTGTCCTTCCCCCCGGAGGCGGCCGCCGCACTGATCGCCGCCCTCCGCCTGATGCACTGGTTCGGCACCATTGGCGGGCGTTCACGCAACGGATGGGGTTCGTTGGAGTTGGGCGGAAAGCAGGAGTTCCCGAATCTGTGGTCCGAGGAGGCGCGCGCAGAGCTGACGAAACTTAGCCGGCCCGTCCAAGACTGCCTCAAACTCGACTGGCCACACGCTTTCGGCCGAGACGATAAGGGCTTGCTGATCTGGCAGACGGAACAAATTAGGACCGTCGATGACGTGCCGAAGGCTCTAGCCGGCACGAAGATTGGATTCCGCACCGGGCTGCAGTTCGACGCGAAGCGCCGAGGGCAAGTCGATCGGCGTCATCTCCTGGCCTATCCGATTACCAACCATCAAGTTCGCGAGTGGAATGCCAAGAAGAAGGAAGGTCAGCTAGACAGCGAAGGACGCCTGGCCAACCAGCTTCGTTTCAAGGTCGCCCGCCGGGACGGCCAGTTCGTGGGACTGATCTACCATCTACCGGCAACGCTTCCCGCTCAACTTCGCGCCGCGCTGGATGCCGCGGGCCGGAAATTCGTCGATGACAACGAGCTGTCCACCTGGCAGGCGGTCCATGCCGAGCTGGATCGGAAGCTATCTCGGCTGGTGGCAAACACCTGAGGACACGCCCATGGGCACCTGCCTCCGCCTCCTCGCCGCCCGCCTGCTCGACCTCTACGGCTCCGACAAGAAGCGGCTCAAACGCCTGCGCGCCGACTACCCGGTGCTGGCGCCGCATCTGGTGAAGCGGTGATGGCTGCATTTGGTCTACACCGGCAAGAGGCCTATTATTGGTTCCGCCATGAACCGGCGTGAGACCGTCGCCCCACAGGATCTCGCGCTTGCCCGCGAGTTCAGTCGTCGACTCGCCGCGTCTTGCCCTCGCGCCTTGTTCGAAGTTCTCCTCTTCGGCTCGCGCGCTCGCGGCGATGCCGACGAGGAGTCCGACCTCGACCTGTTCGTTGCCCTCGAGCAGGACGACGGGGACGGTCGCCTCAGGGAGGCGGCGCTCCAGATCGCGTGTGACCTGACTCTGGCGTGCGGCGTGCTCGTCTCGGTGTTCGTTGCCGACCGCTCGTTTCTTGATCGGCACAAGGGCTACAGCTTCGTCGAGACGGTGCAGCAGGAAGGTGTCCGGGTGTGAGCCGCGACGAGATTCTCTCACTGATCCAACGGGCTCGGCGCAGTTTGCGCAGCGCGCGCAATCTTCTGGAAGACGGGGACCACGACTTCGCCATGTCGCGCGCGTATTACGCGATGTTCTATGCCGCCACCGCGGCGCTGCTGTCCCGCAACATCACGCGCGCCAAGCACTCCGGCGTCATCGGCGCTTTCGGACAACACCTGGTGAAGGCCGGCACGTTCACGCCCGCGCATCAGAGGATGCTGCAGGCGGCCTTCAGCGATCGCACCGCCGGCGACTATGCGGGTGTGTTTCCGACGCGGGACGACGTGGAGCGCCGCATCGAGGAGGCCACGCAGTTCGTCGGGGCGGTCGAGCAGTTCCTCCGAAATGAGGGGATCAGCGCAGGGTAGGTGGAGTGCTGCGATGGCGGCGGAGCAGTGCTTCATCACGTCGATCGGGGTCGGCAACTACGACGACGTCCTGTACGCACTTGGATCGGCAACGTGGCGCTCTCGCTTTGCGCCGGTCGCGATCGCGCGCCTTCTGGGCCTTGCGGGGGCCCGTGCGCTCGTCCTCGTCACACAGGAGGCGCGGGCCAAATGGTACGAGCAGGTCGTGGCCGAACTCGCTAGCACGGGCACGAAGCCGGAGTCCGTCGACATTCCGAACGGCCGGAACGAAGAGGAGATCCTCGCGATCTTCTCGACGCTCCAGCAGCGCATCCCGGACAATGCGCGCGTCGTCCTCGACGTGACCTTCGCGCTGCGCCATCTTCCCTTCGTCTACTTCGCGAGCCTGGCGTATTTGGTCGGCCTGCGCGGTGTGCAGGTCGGAGGTATCTATTACGGCGCATACGATCTGAGCGCCGAGGGCCGCGTGCCCATCCTCGAAGTCACCGCGCTCTTTCAGTTGCTCCAGTGGTATCACGCCCTCGCCAGCGTACGCGACGCTGGGGATTGGACGCTGGTCGCGACGAGGCTGCGCCAGGATGTCGGGCGACTGTTTCGCCGCGGCCTCGGCGATCGCGAGCTGTCGCGCCTCCAGGAACCCGCCAAGCGACTCGCAGACGCTCTCGCCATGGGGCTGCCGATCGAGGCCGGGCTGCGGGCAGCCGATCTGCGTGAAGGGCTCGCCGGCCTTGCCGAGCCCGGCGGCGCACTGACCGCACGGCTCGCCCTTGCGGCGCTCAACGAACAGCTCCCAAACTGGGCCGTCGAGGGCAAGCCGCGCAAGAATGAGCTGCGGCTCACCGCCGATGAGTTGTCGCGTGAACTCCGTGTGGCGGAGTGGTACGTGCAGCACCGCGAGCACGAGAAGGCCTTGGCGATCATGCGCGAGGGCCTGGTGAGCGCGTTGATGCTCCGTGGCAATGCCGCCGAACGTTGGCTCGATTACGGACACCGCAAGCCCTTCGAAGACCGGCTGAAC
Protein-coding regions in this window:
- a CDS encoding nucleotidyltransferase domain-containing protein, which translates into the protein MNRRETVAPQDLALAREFSRRLAASCPRALFEVLLFGSRARGDADEESDLDLFVALEQDDGDGRLREAALQIACDLTLACGVLVSVFVADRSFLDRHKGYSFVETVQQEGVRV
- a CDS encoding HEPN domain-containing protein produces the protein MSRDEILSLIQRARRSLRSARNLLEDGDHDFAMSRAYYAMFYAATAALLSRNITRAKHSGVIGAFGQHLVKAGTFTPAHQRMLQAAFSDRTAGDYAGVFPTRDDVERRIEEATQFVGAVEQFLRNEGISAG
- a CDS encoding TIGR02221 family CRISPR-associated protein; amino-acid sequence: MAAEQCFITSIGVGNYDDVLYALGSATWRSRFAPVAIARLLGLAGARALVLVTQEARAKWYEQVVAELASTGTKPESVDIPNGRNEEEILAIFSTLQQRIPDNARVVLDVTFALRHLPFVYFASLAYLVGLRGVQVGGIYYGAYDLSAEGRVPILEVTALFQLLQWYHALASVRDAGDWTLVATRLRQDVGRLFRRGLGDRELSRLQEPAKRLADALAMGLPIEAGLRAADLREGLAGLAEPGGALTARLALAALNEQLPNWAVEGKPRKNELRLTADELSRELRVAEWYVQHREHEKALAIMREGLVSALMLRGNAAERWLDYGHRKPFEDRLNAYSERAKATVASDSEKTLASLWDALAKKRNQFAHAGMTEGEVTVSDAEVTALLERCRALLAGTLLGEVQCVRGHRLLLTPVGLSPGVLYSGALHVKPDRFLIVASREAAPRIPEALANAAAGKWPYQVLCLQEPHLGYREIDQHVGKELDRLFATAAEVIVNVTGGTTVMQYAVERLAARARRLGAAVRRCALIDRRSPEEQRANPYVLGEIVWLDNDDKEASPSSSPAGDAGEES